One region of Phragmites australis chromosome 18, lpPhrAust1.1, whole genome shotgun sequence genomic DNA includes:
- the LOC133899815 gene encoding berberine bridge enzyme-like D-2: MSSIAALLVCLFLSLHQRTCSGAGADGAAAHNLSSCLVSHGVTNFSFPTSPSYAILLNSSISNLRFTLPGVGKPTAVVLPASRDGLRGAVLCARGGSLAVRVRSGGHSYEGLSYTTENHVPFVVIDLMNLNRVRVDPGSATAWAESGATLGELYYTVGRSSRSLAFSAGSCSTVGLGGIISGGGFGLLSRKFALAADNVLDAVLIDPNGKILSRSTMGDDVFWAIRGGGGGSWGVVYAWKLRLVPVPRNITVFTVGRTGPVELVAGLIYKWQFVGPNLPDDFYLSVYLPTGSSDGNVSVSLEGQVLGPKHLALSVLTQSFPELGFMESDLTEISWVESTAKFAGLSKHLPNRWLGFKQYSKSKSDYVQTPISRRDMVNIVRYLSVGPQGSIILDPYGGAMARIGSNETPFPYRAGNLYSIQYGVYWDQSDLDRAGEYIGWLRSLHMYMTPHVSKDPRAAYVNYLDLDLGTNNWTSPAGRSSEGAVKRARSSWGAAYFGSNFDRLVKAKTLVDPGNVFNNAQSIPPLHY; this comes from the exons ATGAGCTCCATTGCAGCTCTCCTTGTGTGCCTCTTCCTTTCACTTCATCAAAGAACATGCTCCGGCGCCGGTGCTGATGGTGCAGCAGCACACAACCTCTCCTCCTGCCTCGTCTCCCATGGCGTCACCAACTTCTCCTTCCCGACGTCTCCAAGCTACGCCATCCTCCTCAACTCCTCCATCAGCAACCTCCGGTTCACGCTCCCCGGCGTCGGCAAGCCAACCGCCGTCGTGCTCCCGGCCTCGAGGGACGGCCTCCGTGGCGCCGTCCTCTGCGCGCGCGGCGGGTCGCTGGCCGTCCGCGTGCGCAGCGGCGGCCACAGCTACGAGGGGCTGTCGTACACCACGGAGAACCACGTCCCCTTCGTGGTGATCGACCTCATGAACCTGAATCGGGTTCGGGTCGACCCAGGCTCGGCCACGGCCTGGGCCGAGTCAGGCGCGACCCTGGGCGAGTTGTACTACACCGTGGGCCGGTCGAGCCGGTCCTTGGCGTTCTCGGCTGGGTCGTGCTCGACCGTCGGTCTAGGGGGCATCATCTCCGGCGGCGGCTTCGGGCTGCTGTCGCGGAAGTTTGCGCTCGCCGCCGACAACGTCTTGGACGCCGTCCTCATCGACCCGAACGGTAAAATACTCAGCCGGAGCACCATGGGAGACGACGTTTTCTGGGCCAttcgcggtggcggcggcgggagctgGGGAGTGGTGTATGCTTGGAAGCTCCGGCTCGTCCCGGTTCCTCGCAACATCACCGTGTTCACGGTGGGTCGAACCGGTCCGGTCGAACTCGTTGCCGGGTTGATCTACAAGTGGCAATTTGTTGGGCCGAACTTGCCGGATGATTTCTACCTGTCTGTGTACCTCCCTACCGGGTCATCAGATGGCAATGTCTCTGTCTCATTGGAAGGCCAAGTTTTAGGACCAAAGCATCTTGCCTTGTCAGTGCTCACTCAAAGTTTCCCGGAGCTGGGCTTCATGGAGTCAGACCTAACTGAAATAAGCTGGGTTGAGTCGACGGCCAAGTTTGCCGGCCTCAGCaaac ACCTACCAAACCGATGGCTCGGATTCAAGCAGTACTCCAAGAGCAAGTCCGACTATGTGCAAACGCCGATCTCTAGGCGTGACATGGTAAACATCGTTCGATACCTATCCGTCGGGCCACAAGGGTCCATCATATTAGACCCTTACGGCGGCGCCATGGCTCGGATAGGCAGCAACGAGACGCCGTTCCCTTATCGGGCCGGAAACCTCTACAGCATTCAGTACGGTGTGTACTGGGACCAATCCGACCTGGACCGTGCTGGTGAGTACATCGGGTGGCTCCGATCACTCCACATGTACATGACCCCCCACGTGTCGAAGGATCCCCGTGCCGCATATGTCAACTACCTAGACCTCGACCTAGGCACCAACAACTGGACGAGTCCGGCGGGCAGGTCGTCGGAGGGGGCGGTGAAGCGCGCACGGTCATCGTGGGGAGCGGCGTATTTCGGGTCCAATTTTGACCGGCTGGTCAAGGCCAAGACGTTGGTTGACCCCGGCAATGTGTTCAACAATGCACAAAGCATTCCTCCTCTACACTACTAG